GCTGGAGAAGCGATAAGGGTCTCGAGTAAATGAGATCGAAAAGATGAAACCTCGTGTTCTGCTAAGATTCCTTCTTTACAAAGGCCCATCAATTTGAGTATTTGATGGAAGGAATCTTGCTGCCATTTCAGATTATCCGACTGCAGCTTCGATAGCTTCTGCTCGGCCGCTGGCAGCCGCCGCTTCTTGAAGGAGAAGGGAAGGATGGTCTTGCAGAGAGAGGTGATCGAGTCATGAAGAGTGGAGTAGTATGTGGGTGTGTATGAGTACATTTTTGAACCTTTGTTTTCTGGTTGCGGACCGATGAAGGGACTGATCAATGATTGTAGATGCTGGTTGTGATTTGCCAGAGCTATTCAATTGGGTTCTGTAAatttcgatttttattttgattttcctttcCTCTTGATGAAGTCGATTTGTGTACGTTTATTGTGTGAAGATACTgttcaaaaatttgaaatttcggGTGCTCTGAACGGTCACTTGAAACTAGCCGTTGTGGACTAGGATGAAAATGGGAAATGTCACCGTCGTCAATTATTTCTGGataaaacgacgccgttttcaCATGTTCgcttgcttattttattttcaaaatttgcttAACCcaatatatgtttttattattgtatttgCACTTCATATCTCTCCTTTTAAGAAATCTAATAATTTTACCTGGCAAAATTTTCTCCCTCATACTTCACCtactttttaacttttaaaaatggtttgaaaatgtattttgaaaattccacAATGTTTAAATTTGTGCggacaaaatatttttaaattatgattttatattaagggttattttcattcaaaatatcataaatattaaataggaattttggagaaaaaaaaatggttagatagaaattaaggaaaattcataaaattattagacaaaattctaaaaaaaatgatatgataagtaataataaaaatattgaagttgttgttgcttttttaaaaaaataataataatacatgtGTGATAGTACAATAATATgtcataattaagaaaaaatttaaaatgatgatGTTTGTAGTTTTTATGTATTAAAgtatatagaaaaaatatgatcatttttttgtttacaAATGCTTACAATTTTGTTTACtaatttatgtttttcatgTGTTActtaataaaagatattaaaaaattaattaagaaaattatttttaatgaaatttgagaataagatatttaaattttatttatttattaaaattttattcttaatatttcATTTGATAGGGAagtttttaaggatataaattAAGATTCATATGTTTAGTGTGCACAAAAGTATATAGATGAATAAGTGGTTTATTTGGTGAAGCACAAGGTTGGAGCTCCCTCATGCACTCCTTATTTcaatcttaatttaaaatttttccacATTCAAGAGATTTGTGTCTTCATTAATCTTTTGGATACTCTCATCACTTAACCTAACTCCAATATAACATAATGCCTCCATCATGATAAACTCTTACAATATGATAAGATTGAAAGACAAAATGGGTAACGCCTCTTATTCGATCATAAACTCTTCCAATATGATAATATCTAAATCCAAAATAGGATAAGCAATCACACATCTTACAAAGGAAAGGAGGTAGATGATTTATAGGTTCCCACCtcattttactttaattttttttagagtaaTACTAAGTTTGACAAATTAGATATCCCTCATTGACAATCCCATGGGCAGTCATTTGTATGCAGGTTGTAGTTGTGCCCTCTATTCAAACAACTTTCTTGTTGTAGAGTGGATGAGGATATGCATGATTAGAATGATCAACCAAACATCAATCAACCATTTCAAAAAAGTGTAAGATTgttggttttgaaaaatagcTCAATTATAGTCATTGatcttattgtatttataaaaacattgaaTTCTAatcttttaaagatttttagATTTTGCCAAGtagtttttaatttcaaaagaaCTTCTAGCCTTTGAATCTCGTATAAAAAGTACGATGAGCAAGAGGAGATTTACTACTAAAGGATATAAAGCTAAGGAATATTTGGACCTAATGCCTATGGATATGTGTGGACCTTTTAATGTTCATATACAAAGATGATATGAGTATTTTAccacttttattgatgaatgCTCTAAGTTTTGATATGTGTATCTAGTATATAAGAACTTGATGTCTtagataaattcattgaatttaaggtaaAATTGGATGACCTATTAGGTAAACATATGAAGGCCCTTTGATTAGATCGAAGTGGTGATTTTTGTGTTTAGTAGGTTCAATACTTTCCTTAGGAATGATGGGATTATATTCCAATTGTGTGTACAAAGGACTCCATTGCAAAATGAagtaatggaaaaaagaaatcaaacttTAATAGACATAATGATATTGATGATTAGTTTCTCATCACTTCCCACATCCTTTTAGGGATATATCTTGGAGACCGTCTTACCTCTTTAACCTAAGAGGTATATTAATTTGTAGGATATCCAAAAAGATCTCATGGGATTATCACCTTTATAGTTAGAATTGTCAAAAAGTGTTTGTTGTTACGAATACTagattttttatgaagactatgataaggaataaggtAAAGAGTGATACAAACTAGGGAATGTTAGAAGATAGTGCCTCATTTTCACAATATACTTTAGATCCAGGGGAATAGAGACATATCATTCTTGATACTTTTAACACACAAGTACTTCATGATAGTGGGAGGATTACATCCCGTGAATTATGATAAGTTATGGTAAAGAGTTATGAAGTAagagttaaaatttttaagttataGCATAATTTGGGAACTTGTAGAAGAACATGAAGGGATAAAAGTCATAGGtataaaggttgagacttaagtGGCTAAGGTTATAGTTCGAAACAGTGTTTTGACTATGGAAAAACCTTTTCATTAGTAGTCACTCTCAAATTCATCAAAGTACTCTTATCCATTGAAACATATCTCAATTATGAGATATGACAATTGAATATCAAGATAACATTATTAAACAATTATCTTAATAGTagcatctatatgatgcaatcaaacattttcataacaAAGAACCAAGAGCATCTAGTATGCAAGTTGCATAAATTCATTCATGGATTAGTGCAAACATTTTGCTTATGGAACAAGTGTTTTAATTAGGAGATCAAGACCTTTATGTAGACCCTAGAATTTATCTGAATCTttcttttcaatcatttttattttattttttatttatttattttcatttttaatttttattttatttttctttatattacttattttattttatttttgggtcctttccttttatctttatttttagaTCCATTTCTTTTTGACTTTAGCCTAAGTTTCAGGCTCAATACTTACCCATTTTAATTAGATCAAATCTTGGCCCTTGCAATTCCTACCATTCATTCAAAGAGAAGCCCTAAAGACCAATCTTCCTATTTTTCCCACATTTGTCGTCCcatcttcctttttcctttcttccttttttttttttttttctttctttcttgcacatttcttttttctctcattcaaaACTAGTTGTCCATTTCCGatttcttcttctcattctctctctctctctctctctccctacatttctttctctctcttctattCCTTCTCATACCTATTGATACCCAAAACAACCACTTCGCAACCACTGATCTAGTAATCGTGGCTACCTTCCACCTCATTTTTGTCACATTCACACTCGCAGTGCACCCATTGGTGGCCACACACCATCATTCATGGTCATCCCTTCTTCACACTAGATTCATTGTCATGGATGTCTCACATTTCCTCTCACATCCACTACGTAGTTTACCTTGCCACCCATTTTGCTTCACCCTAAGGCTTTAAAAATGAGATaagtctttatttatttattttttatcttatctcCACAATATTTCTTTTCGTTTCGAGTTTGGTTTTTTGAGATCTAAATATTGATTTTGGGACGTTCCTTTTGTTGAGACATTGGTATGAATTTAGGTTGTATTTCAAATTGacttggatttggatttggtttTGGGTTTGCTTGTATTTGGGTCAGTATCCTCACACTATgttgaaaatgagaaaatacatAACATGTTGGAAGCAGGTGGAGTGGTTGAAGACAAGGTATATGCATGAGTAGATTTTAAGGGGAACTTGATTTGTATTAAAGGGAGAAGATGGAAGCAGAAAAATGGAATAGGAGAACATTGACAAGTGTGTGACACCTAGACAAGTGTGCTCTCGACCTAATGGCTTCAAGTGCAACTTGTGTTCAAAGATTCGTTGATTCACAAGATTCTGAAATTCACACTAAGTATCACATTTTGCTACTTTCTTTATCGATGTGAGAGCCTAGATATTCGTTGTCGAGAGTTGTTTATGTGAATGAAACAACGACACCAAGGATTAAGGCAACAGGAGGGTGTTGGTTCATTTGTACGGTTCTTTGGCATATTTCGCGCTAGGGTTCGTTGTTTGCTCTAAAGAGTTGTCCAAGTCGTTCCCTGCCCATGCGCGAGGCATGATGATGGGTGAGGCTCCCAATCGAGGGAAAATGAGTGGTAGGCTCGTACCCACCCCACTTAGTCCCCAAGAGTGTTGCAACGTGTCCATGGGTCATTTTGTTATGTAGAGATTTGATAATGATCCTTTACAGGTTCACCTATAGAAACCTTGTTATGACTTCTCCTTCCTCTAAATGATAAGGTTCAATGGATTTTTCACGATAGTGCGGACAATAGACTGCCCACGTTGTTGTGATCCAAAGACTTCACCGGACCATTTAATCAATAGGAATGATGGGCGGTGTGTACAAAAGGTAAGAACGTAGTCAACATAAACTAATGGCTCATGTTTACTAGAAATTCCTTGTTGAAGACCAACAATTGCAAAGATTATGTGGGCTTGTCAACCAAGGCTATAGACTCGTTGAATACATCAATGTAACACACATGCGGTCCAAAACATCTAAGAGCATCATAGACCTGTTGTTGCCTCAAATTTCCTTATCCTAAATTGTCATAGTCCCTCTAAGAAGCTAGCTACGGAGGATCACTTGTTTTGTGCATCCATATAACGTAGAGCTTCCTTCAATCCAAACAATTATGTGAAACTATGAGCTTCCTTCAATCCAAACAATTATGTAAGACTATCCAATCACatcttataaaattaaactctAGGAtcatatgatattattttattcataaaaaattatttaaagtgaTAGGTTTTAGAATCCATTTGGTAGTGTTTCTCGTCAAAATGGTTTACTGACAATGTTTTTTTCTATAGCTTATTTATGAAAAACACTTATATAAGAATCAAAAAAAGAGATTCTAATAGTGTTTTTCACAATGTGTCGTATGagtataaaaacatttttaatattaataaactaCCAAAAAAGATATATGctttaattacaaaaaagaaatattataataaaacaagaacttttcattacaaaagaatatataaacatttatatgaaaaagaatatataaatatttatattgttaaaaaagctaaaaaataatcatttgtatgattacaagaaaatttttaaaaatatttacaaaaaaaatgtttaattaataaataaacatcgatcatgatataaaaaattttcaaaataaaataattgattttatttgtttgtatctTCATCCTGTGTATTTATACCATCATTCAATGACCAAAATTTTAGATAAACTCTAAATAACTTCGATTGTATCTAACTTGGACGTTTCCATGTGTCCATTGTCTCATTGCCTTAGTTAATGGGCTAGACTCATATACtaccaactttgctttcattgtgtcaaaattttcattcaaaccTTGCGCCAATATTAAGAGGAAAAGGGGTGTTTTAGGCGTGCATTCTTACATGGATTCTTGCACAAAATAGAGAAAGTTGATTAGGACAGGATtacattttatatcaaattactCAATTTGATATCTTGTGCGCATCCCATGACCACTGACGGGTGGATATCATATTAGAATCGGAAGTTTCGTGCTAAGCAAGATCAATTAAAGGACCAATGTAGCTAATGACTCATATTAGTGGGGAAAATGACACACCCACTTTGTCCATATTGCGACATTAGTAAAGCTAGGCTTCTACTCTCTCCTCTCCTAAAAATGGAGTGCATTAAATAAACCCAAAAGATGCACAATCATCAGCCTTCTGTGTGATTCAAAAAGCAGAATCGATGATCTTTGGTCCGACAAGAGATgatggacacatttttgaatgattaaacCATAGGACACCCCATGGTTTCTCATACCCTATCCTTTTTATTGTTGGTCCCACTCATAGACGAGCGATGCATTATTTGTACTCAATTTCCGTGGTGGGCACATGAAATGGACGGAAAGTGATCTCTGGTGCCTCTACCATCACTTGCTTCTACTATGGAACAAGTGGGTAATCATCCAGTAGAATCAATTCATCTCTACTACACAACATTTCAGATAGAAATTGAGGACACATGTTAGATTGATCCTCCATCACCACCCACCAAAGCAAGTTGGTAGGTCCTTCATCCAAGGTGACTTTCCAATGGATTAGGTCTTGGCTACAATTTTGTTACTGTTGTTAGGTCACGGCAAAGTGCTTGAGATTTGATGAATAGGAAAAATATGCTCCTATACCCTAGGTTGTCCATCTAGAATTTAGCATCAACTTAAAAAGTAAGTCTAAGACGCGGGATTTGGTGCGATTTGAATGACATAAAAGGGATTTACGTAGTCGCACTTaaaatcaattgatttttagatGAGATGACTAAACCTTTAGGTGGTGATGCAATAAATTACATCTGCACCTATTTTCTGATTCAACATAATTAACTTTGTTGATGTTCTATTTCTGATAATTCCGCCTGGGCTATCATTATCTTGGATTCCCTCAGAAGCGTTGGTTGATGCATGCAGACAACAAACGTTGGTTACCTCATTAACATCTAGAGACTTAGTTGGTGAATGGTCTAATCAAGGCAGTGATCTGTTGAAAATTCTTGTGATTTAACAGTGtcaattcttaatattttcttccATGAGTACATCATCTTTCAGACTAACCACAATTGCGGAAAGTAGTTCCTTTGGCAAGAAGACTTCTTAGTTTTCATTTGATAGTACAAAATCTTGATCTCTTTCAGGTTggtttaatatatatacatataaattaaTCATAGAAAGGGTAAGTTTATTAAAGATTATTATTCTTGTGTACTTGCTTGAAACCCAGAATACCTTTtacaaatttagaaaataattacaaCAGGAGATAGTAGATTCTTAGACAAACCTCACAACTTGCTGCTCACCAACCCAAACAAACTACAAGAATGTCTTtcctgagagagagagagaggggaaatcaaggagaagaaaaagtatTGAACGATTTGGTTAAGAAACAAAGATCCCCATTCTGCAACATGGACAATGGGCATTAGTCTCCAGCCATGGCATCAAACACCTTGAGTGGAAACGGTGAGCGCAGGGCAGGTGCACCAGGCTCTCGCCAGCCTTGAACCCCTCCAGGCAGATCGCGCACTCCACTTGGTCTGAGGCCTTCCAGCTCAACTTGCCCCAGCTGAATCTCTTTGAACCACTCCTCTTTGATCCAAACACCTCTGTCTGCAGTTCCCCTACCACCATGGCTCTTCCATCTACTATCCTCAAGCTTTCCTTGCTCTTATTCCTGAATCCAATTATCAAAATACAATGATTAAACACACATAAGAACGGACAATTGTAACTCTTCTGTCTGTTAATTACCTTGTGGGTTCTGATTTTCTTTGGGTTCTCAGCCTCTCATCCAATCTTTCCTTGGCTTCTCTCGCCACGCCTCCCAGTTTCTCGTCGCTGTATGCTTGGTTCAATACGCTTCTTTGCTGTTTTTGATTTCAGATAATTTCAGAaataactaagaaaaaaaaaccgaCACCCCATTTATAGAGATTTAGAAAAAGATAAGGTTGATTATGCCGATAGTAGTACCATAGAAGAGCTTGAAGTGGCGTGGTGGTTTTCATGGTTGCTTGTATAGAGACAGAAAGAGGACCGCCTTGTGCAGCCGTGGACCGCCACCGTCGGAGAGTCCGAGCACCCTCCACTCTGGTGGAATCGTCTCCTTCGAGCACATTCCACACCAGGAAGCATTCCAGCCATCTCTACCCTCTACTATATATATGTATCTACaaacaaataaactccaaaaaagaaagatttgTTTATATATGCATTCAATTCAGCAGCGGCTCTAGACCTTGTCTCCCATCTTCAATCTGCCTAGAACAATGAAAGAAGAAGCAATCAGAAACAAGAGTATCccacatgtatatatatatatatatatatatatttatatatataaacataaacGAACTCCAATTAAGCAGCTGTTCTGAACTCACATGTTTCAGCACAGTGTGAGTAGAAAGGAAATCATGATTGAATCAatgaaacaaaagagaaaacagtGAGAGAGATGATATTGGCAGACAAGAGCGGGACCCCGGCATTGATGGATTCCATCGACAGTTTTGCTTCCATCATTTTCAACATCTCCATCTATGTATCAATTATTTtcgattttcatttttgaaaaaaaaatatatatatatatatatatatattagaaatgtgAGTTGAGAGAATAGAAAGATTGACGGAGAAGGACGATGGACTGACTAGACATTTGGACACCCAAGGTGAGCTAGCCACGTGACCAACCAAATACTGCCCTACCCCCTCTTCATCCTCCTCCTCTCcctctttatatttgttttcaCGTTCTCTCCTTTGTTTTTATTCACACGACCGCCGGCTGGCCTGCTGCCAAGCATCCTATCTTCAATAACTTCTTTTAAAAGTAGGTCCCCAATGGGGCCATCCTGTGCATATCGGATTATTTCATCTATGCATTTTAAATCTTCTTAAC
Above is a window of Vitis vinifera cultivar Pinot Noir 40024 chromosome 11, ASM3070453v1 DNA encoding:
- the LOC100241393 gene encoding probable E3 ubiquitin-protein ligase RHY1A; translated protein: MAGMLPGVECARRRRFHQSGGCSDSPTVAVHGCTRRSSFCLYTSNHENHHATSSSSMQRSVLNQAYSDEKLGGVAREAKERLDERLRTQRKSEPTRNKSKESLRIVDGRAMVVGELQTEVFGSKRSGSKRFSWGKLSWKASDQVECAICLEGFKAGESLVHLPCAHRFHSRCLMPWLETNAHCPCCRMGIFVS